The genomic region TGAGAGAGAAACCTCCGGTAATTTTGCACCACACTTTTTACAAAACACAGCGTCACCATCATGAAAAGCTAAACCACAACTTGAACAAGTCTTCTCTACCTGATTAGAGGTTTTTAAAAATCTTTTAATCAAATCCCCCACTTGCCAAGGAATCAAGGCCACACCTGTTAAAATCATGAACACAGTTAATAAGCGCCCCCACTCAGAAACAGGTGTGACATCCCCAAATCCCACAGTTGTCATGGTGACCACCGAGAAATAAAAAGCATCTAAAAAGGTGCTAAACCGTTCGGAGTTAATGGGGTGTTCAACCTGATAAATCAAACCTGAATACACAAAAATGATGGCAAATAAGGTAAATAATATCCGAGCAAAAATCACACTATCTTCACTAATACTAAAAAATAGAAACTTTTTATCTATGAACCTGAGTAATCTTAAAATTCTTAACCATCTGAGTAATCTAATAAATCTAATATCCACCAACCCAATAAAGTATGGGATAATTGCCATTAGATCAATGATTGAATAAAAACTAAAAAAATATTTGCCTTTCTGCTTTGCGCTCCATAAACGCAATAGGTACTCCCCGGTAAATATGAATAGTATACAGGTATTCAACCCATTCAGTTCTATGCGAGCATCAAGGGAAATATTATAGGTTTCTGCTACAAATATTCCCGATGACAACAAGACTAATAATGCTATTACGAAATTAATTGCCTGGCCAACTGGGGTTGTTAAATCTGTTAAATAAAATTGGATTTTCTCCCTATTGAATAGGTTCATAATCAATTTTTATCACTTGTTTTGTACCTTAGAATAAGCAAGTTGCCTTATTATGTCCCCATTGTACCTGCAAAACCTATTACCTGTCCTTGGGACGATTCCTCTTTTGAAATTGCTGCAATTGTGCTTTTTGCTCAGGAGTTAATACGGACTGGATTTGTTGTCTGGATGATGCTCTGATTTCCCGAATTTGATTTTTTTGCCCATCTGTTAAACCCAAAGAACGCAAAACATCACCCATGTGACCACGTCTTCCATGATATCTTGGCTTTGACTCACCAGGGTTGGGATATTCTATCTGGTGTTGTTTTACTGCTGCTTGGAATTTAATCTTTTGCTCCGGTGTGAGAATACCCTCAATTTTACTATGGGTATCACGACGGATTTCTCTTATTTTTGCCTGTTGCTCCGAGGTTAAATTCAACCTTTGAAATGGATCTCTTCTTTGTCTGGTTTGATTAACTTGTCTCTCAGCTTGTGCAATATTTGTATTGACTGGTGTTTTCATTAAGGGGGTTTTTTCACCAGCAAAAGCAACAGGGGAAATTCCCCCCACTATTAGCAAACTGACCAACCCAAAGCTAAACATTCCCCTAGTGCTAACTCTCATGGTTTTTCACCTCAATCAAATCAATTTTTATTCTATCTTTCCGGATTGACCCTGTTAACCTAAAATTAGTTCCCACCTTTTCGCATATTTTTCATTAATATCTGGGTAGTTTTGGGTAGATATTAATGAGCGGGACTAATATTATCTATTATGCTTCCACTAGAACACGCTGTTTTGCTGCCAAATAGTCTTTTTGTAAGGTGTCTAATAACTCTTCTCGTCTGTCGTATAATCGTTTCAGAGATCGTGGTTGACCCTGATTTAATGCGTATGCTGTAATCAAAGGCAGGGCAATTGTACTATCAGTGTAACAAACTATTGTACTGGGCAACTCGTCAGGATCTATTTTACCCCAACTCACCGCTTCTGCTGGAGTTGCACCAGACAATCCACCAGTATCTGGACGCGCATCTGTAAATTGAACAAAGAAATCATGTCCTCTTTCTTCTAAACCCAGGACTTCGTGAATTTGTGGTTGGGTCTGAAGGAGAAAGTTTTTGGGACTTCCACCACCCAGAATCACCGCTGCACTTTTCCCCTCTCCTTCCCTTGCTCCGTAAGCAATAGCCGCAGTTTCATTTACATCAATGGCTGGATCTAATACCAGCTTTGAACCCTCTAATGCCAAGGCTGCTACATTCATCCCTATAGAACTATCACCGGGAGAAGAAGTATAAATAGGAACGCCATATTCATAAGCTGTAGCTAGGAGACAGGAATTTTCTACCCCCAACTGCTTTTCCACTTCTCGTACATATTTGCCAAGCAGGTAGTGAAATTCAGCCGTTCCCATGCGCTTTTGAAAGGGTTCTGCTTGCAATATTTTACGAATAAAAGCATCAGTTTCTAGTAGCACATCATAACCGAAGATAATGTCATAAATTCGGATTGTTCCCTCTTCCCGTAATTTAACATCATCCAAAAAGGGACTACCTGCAAACAGGTCAAAACCTAAACCATAGTGCATATCATGATAAAGATTGGCACCGGTGCTAATCATCCAGTCGATATAACCATGACGAATTAAAGGAGCTAAAGCGGAAACACCAAATCCTGCTGGTGTCATAGCACCAGAAAGACTTAATCCCACCGTTACACCCGGTTGGAATATATCCTCAGTTAGTAATTTACACGCCTCTCTTAACCGAGCTGAATTATAAGCAGTGAAGTAGTTATTAATTAAGTCAACTACACTAATATTCGATGAAATTGGTGCGGGTGCAATTTTTTTACCTTGTTTCTTTGACATTTTTTCACTTTCCCATAGTCAGTATTCCGATTCTAATGATATGAGAGATAATATGAGATATTTGGAGGCTTAATTTTTTCCAGTTCTCATGGGATGAAGATACACGGATGAGTAGAAACACATCGGATCAGTTGGGCGAGGATCAAGAAATTGGTAGGTTGATTGATGAGGTCATGTCATCATCCTTGAGCGATGAGCAGTACCGTCAGAAAATGCAGCGTCG from Cylindrospermopsis curvispora GIHE-G1 harbors:
- a CDS encoding Spy/CpxP family protein refolding chaperone yields the protein MRVSTRGMFSFGLVSLLIVGGISPVAFAGEKTPLMKTPVNTNIAQAERQVNQTRQRRDPFQRLNLTSEQQAKIREIRRDTHSKIEGILTPEQKIKFQAAVKQHQIEYPNPGESKPRYHGRRGHMGDVLRSLGLTDGQKNQIREIRASSRQQIQSVLTPEQKAQLQQFQKRNRPKDR
- a CDS encoding potassium channel family protein, which encodes MNLFNREKIQFYLTDLTTPVGQAINFVIALLVLLSSGIFVAETYNISLDARIELNGLNTCILFIFTGEYLLRLWSAKQKGKYFFSFYSIIDLMAIIPYFIGLVDIRFIRLLRWLRILRLLRFIDKKFLFFSISEDSVIFARILFTLFAIIFVYSGLIYQVEHPINSERFSTFLDAFYFSVVTMTTVGFGDVTPVSEWGRLLTVFMILTGVALIPWQVGDLIKRFLKTSNQVEKTCSSCGLAFHDGDAVFCKKCGAKLPEVSLSPQ
- a CDS encoding homospermidine biosynthesis protein; translation: MSKKQGKKIAPAPISSNISVVDLINNYFTAYNSARLREACKLLTEDIFQPGVTVGLSLSGAMTPAGFGVSALAPLIRHGYIDWMISTGANLYHDMHYGLGFDLFAGSPFLDDVKLREEGTIRIYDIIFGYDVLLETDAFIRKILQAEPFQKRMGTAEFHYLLGKYVREVEKQLGVENSCLLATAYEYGVPIYTSSPGDSSIGMNVAALALEGSKLVLDPAIDVNETAAIAYGAREGEGKSAAVILGGGSPKNFLLQTQPQIHEVLGLEERGHDFFVQFTDARPDTGGLSGATPAEAVSWGKIDPDELPSTIVCYTDSTIALPLITAYALNQGQPRSLKRLYDRREELLDTLQKDYLAAKQRVLVEA